In Populus alba chromosome 1, ASM523922v2, whole genome shotgun sequence, a single window of DNA contains:
- the LOC118035987 gene encoding probable trehalose-phosphate phosphatase F, whose protein sequence is MDIESNHSSPVLTDPAPINKSRLGIHSNLLSYAPSGGSLSSSKYRNIPRKKPGKLDEVCSNAYLDAMKSSSPPRKKLIKDGADTAYGTWMLKHPSALNSFEEIANFAKNKRIAMFLDYDGTLSPIVDDPDNALMSDDMRFAVRNFAKYFPTAIISGRSRDKVYQLVGLTELYYAGSHGMDILGPVRRAVSSDHPNCNESTTDQQGKEVNLFQPAREFIPMIDEVFRTLVEDTKGIKGAKVENHKFCVSVHFRNVDEKSWQSIAQCVQDILDKYPRLRKTHGRKVLEVRPMIDWNKGKAVEFLLDSLGLSNRDDVLPIYIGDDLTDEDAFKVLREGNRGCGILVSSRPKETNAVYSLRDPSEVMKFLNSLVTWKKVDAS, encoded by the exons ATGGATATCGAGTCAAACCATTCTTCTCCTGTTCTCACTGATCCTGCTCCAATAAACAAGTCAAGGCTCGGCATCCATTCTAATTTGCTGTCTTACGCACCATCGGGAGGATCACTCTCCTCTAGCAAGTATAGAAACATTCCTAGAAAAAAGCCTGGGAAACTTGATGAAGTCTGCTCGAATGCATATCTGGATGCCATGAAATCCTCATCACCCCCTCGCAAGAAGCTCATTAAGGATGGTGCTGACACAGCTTACGGCACCTGGATG CTCAAGCATCCATCAGCACTCAACTCATTTGAGGAAATTGCAAATTTtgccaaaaacaaaaggatagcAATGTTTCTAGACTACGATGGTACTCTCTCTCCAATAGTAGATGACCCAGATAATGCCCTTATGTCTGATGAT ATGCGTTTTGCAGTAAGAAACTTTGCAAAATATTTCCCAACGGCGATCATTAGTGGAAGAAGTCGTGACAAG GTTTATCAGCTTGTAGGACTAACAGAATTGTATTATGCTGGTAGTCATGGGATGGACATCTTGGGCCCTGTACGAAGAGCGGTGTCCAGTGACCATCCAAACTGTAATGAATCAACTACTGACCAACAG GGCAAGGAGGTGAATCTGTTTCAGCCTGCTAGAGAATTTATACCCATGATCGATGAG GTTTTTAGAACCCTTGTCGAGGATACTAAGGGGATCAAAGGTGCAAAAGTTGAGAATCATAAATTTTGCGTCTCTGTACATTTCCGTAATGTAGATGAGAAG AGCTGGCAATCTATTGCACAATGTGTTCAGGATATTTTAGATAAGTATCCTCGTTTGCGAAAAACTCATGGACGGAAG GTTTTAGAGGTCCGTCCAATGATTGACTGGAATAAAGGAAAAGCAGTTGAATTTTTGCTTGACTCTCTAG GTCTAAGTAATAGAGATGATGTACTCCCAATTTATATTGGTGATGATCTGACAGATGAAGATGCATTCAAG GTGCTCCGGGAGGGGAATCGAGGTTGTGGAATTTTGGTGTCATCTAGACCCAAAGAAACCAATGCAGTTTACTCTCTCAGAGATCCATCGGAG GTGATGAAATTTCTCAATTCCCTCGTGACATGGAAGAAGGTGGATGCATCCTGA